The following coding sequences are from one Hyphomicrobiales bacterium window:
- a CDS encoding phytanoyl-CoA dioxygenase family protein translates to MLQTVSDLSFSPVETENPRTLTRDHIAHYNREGFITGLTAFDEAGATQNRAYFYSLLEQAGPEGGYAINCFQARLKGVWDLCTNPTILNHVEDIVGPNIICWASHFFAKLPGDPKTVPWHQDASFWHLAPARTVTVWLAIDDADVDNAAMRFIPRTHDKGELQWQAAGDGNVLDKELVGAQELGKPFSNTLKAGQFSLHADMLAHGSLPNTSERRRCGLTIRYCPPEVTITDAQWETGIEAILCRGEDPTGRWRHHPRPSSDRFSPKEGPRNVGGN, encoded by the coding sequence ATGCTGCAAACAGTCTCTGATCTGTCATTTTCGCCGGTCGAAACAGAGAACCCGCGTACCCTGACGCGTGATCACATCGCCCACTACAACCGCGAGGGTTTCATCACCGGGCTGACTGCCTTTGACGAAGCTGGCGCCACACAAAACCGCGCCTACTTTTACTCGCTTTTGGAACAAGCCGGACCGGAGGGCGGCTATGCCATCAATTGCTTTCAGGCACGTCTGAAAGGCGTTTGGGACCTGTGCACCAACCCAACAATCCTCAACCATGTCGAAGACATTGTCGGCCCCAACATCATCTGCTGGGCCTCGCACTTTTTCGCCAAACTGCCCGGCGATCCCAAAACGGTGCCGTGGCATCAGGACGCCAGCTTCTGGCATCTCGCTCCGGCGCGCACCGTGACCGTGTGGCTCGCGATCGATGACGCCGATGTGGACAATGCGGCGATGCGGTTCATCCCGCGCACCCACGATAAGGGCGAGTTGCAATGGCAGGCTGCCGGCGATGGCAACGTTCTCGACAAGGAACTTGTTGGCGCGCAGGAGCTTGGGAAGCCGTTCTCCAACACTTTAAAAGCCGGACAGTTTTCGCTTCACGCCGACATGCTGGCGCACGGCTCGCTGCCCAACACGTCGGAGCGTCGCCGCTGCGGCCTCACGATTCGCTACTGCCCACCGGAAGTCACCATCACCGACGCGCAATGGGAAACCGGGATTGAAGCCATCCTCTGCCGTGGCGAAGACCCAACCGGCCGTTGGCGCCACCACCCGCGCCCATCATCGGACCGGTTTTCGCCAAAAGAGGGGCCACGCAATGTCGGCGGGAACTAG
- a CDS encoding helix-turn-helix domain-containing protein, protein MSAITLHLSDYLEPDERFHFARTRLVPGAKAREHRHDFFEMFWVERGRVAHRAFDNEEPLAEGALCFIRPETVHSLRPRDGAATITNIAFWPETVVHLQSRYGETLAQVGAWSEDRSTSHDLNGADHRKLTALAGQLEQAGRSQFALDAFLLSAFSLLTHPDPLPDGADQGPVWLTESCRALRQTDVLRAGVAGFVAVSGLNPSHVSRVCVRHTGKTPSQLVAAARMAMAARLLATTDEPIIAIAMEVGLDNLSHFYALFKRYHATTPRAYRVQHRRSIVGV, encoded by the coding sequence TTGAGTGCCATCACGCTGCATCTGAGCGATTACCTAGAGCCGGACGAGCGGTTTCACTTCGCACGTACCCGTCTCGTGCCGGGCGCCAAGGCGCGCGAGCATCGGCACGACTTTTTTGAGATGTTTTGGGTCGAGCGCGGACGGGTTGCCCATCGAGCCTTTGACAACGAGGAGCCGCTGGCGGAAGGGGCGCTCTGTTTCATTCGTCCGGAAACTGTCCATAGCTTGCGTCCCAGGGATGGCGCCGCGACGATCACAAACATCGCCTTCTGGCCGGAAACGGTGGTGCATCTTCAAAGTCGATATGGCGAAACGCTGGCACAGGTTGGCGCCTGGTCAGAGGACCGGTCAACCTCTCACGACCTCAATGGTGCCGATCATCGCAAGCTCACTGCGTTGGCGGGCCAGTTGGAACAGGCTGGGCGCAGCCAGTTCGCGCTTGACGCCTTTCTACTTTCAGCATTCTCGCTTTTGACCCATCCGGATCCATTGCCGGACGGCGCTGATCAGGGGCCGGTTTGGCTTACCGAGTCCTGCCGCGCGCTGAGGCAAACCGACGTCTTGCGCGCGGGTGTCGCCGGATTTGTTGCCGTCAGCGGCCTTAATCCCTCGCATGTGTCTCGGGTCTGCGTCCGCCACACCGGCAAGACGCCCTCGCAGCTTGTTGCGGCGGCGCGCATGGCGATGGCAGCCCGTCTTTTGGCCACCACGGATGAGCCGATCATTGCCATCGCAATGGAAGTTGGGCTGGACAATCTCAGCCATTTTTATGCGCTCTTTAAGCGCTACCATGCGACGACGCCGCGGGCCTATCGCGTGCAGCATCGCCGTTCTATCGTTGGCGTCTAG
- a CDS encoding usg protein: MTDQGADGPRGDAGHEGGLSEMELMLKGYGLTTANILYRMPDHPSVLQTFIWQDYDLAPKFPRLFSFLDFWRDKLDGPLHSVQYAHNKLIKPGLWRKVDGELSLH, encoded by the coding sequence ATGACGGATCAAGGTGCCGACGGACCGCGCGGCGATGCCGGGCATGAAGGTGGCCTGAGCGAAATGGAGCTGATGCTGAAGGGCTATGGCCTGACAACAGCAAACATACTCTATCGCATGCCTGATCATCCCAGCGTCCTGCAGACCTTCATTTGGCAGGACTATGATCTGGCCCCGAAATTTCCGCGCTTATTTAGTTTTTTGGATTTCTGGCGCGATAAGCTGGATGGGCCGCTGCACTCGGTGCAATACGCCCACAATAAGCTGATCAAGCCAGGCCTTTGGCGCAAGGTGGACGGCGAACTCAGCCTGCATTGA
- a CDS encoding D-lyxose/D-mannose family sugar isomerase, which yields MKRSQVNAILEEGDAFFKSFSYCLPPFAYWSPDELIAHGRAPGGSMIIDRRMGWDITDYGKGDFGSTGLFLFTVRNGLLSDLQAGGGMVYAEKIMISKKDQLAPMHKHVIKAEDIINRGGGKLVLELFTSAEDGSCHPTEPVTVPVDGELRTLQAGGLLKLDPGESVTLLPGVWHAFWGEGGDVLIGEVSTVNDDETDNIFQEDIPRFAHIEDDVEPNHLLVSDYDKWLANA from the coding sequence ATGAAGCGCTCGCAGGTAAACGCCATTCTTGAAGAGGGCGATGCCTTCTTCAAATCCTTTTCCTATTGTCTGCCGCCCTTTGCCTATTGGTCGCCGGACGAACTGATCGCGCATGGCCGTGCACCCGGCGGCAGCATGATCATCGACCGGCGCATGGGTTGGGACATTACCGACTATGGCAAGGGCGATTTCGGTTCGACCGGTCTGTTCCTGTTCACCGTGCGAAACGGCCTTTTGTCGGATCTGCAGGCCGGCGGTGGCATGGTCTATGCCGAGAAAATCATGATCTCGAAGAAGGATCAGCTGGCGCCCATGCACAAGCATGTCATCAAGGCTGAGGACATCATCAACCGCGGTGGCGGGAAGCTGGTGCTTGAGCTTTTCACCTCTGCGGAGGACGGCTCATGCCATCCGACCGAACCGGTCACGGTTCCTGTCGATGGCGAGTTGCGCACCTTGCAAGCCGGGGGCCTCTTGAAGCTTGATCCGGGCGAGAGTGTGACGCTTTTGCCGGGCGTTTGGCATGCCTTCTGGGGCGAGGGTGGCGATGTGCTGATCGGCGAAGTCTCCACCGTCAACGATGATGAGACCGACAACATCTTTCAGGAAGATATCCCACGCTTTGCCCACATCGAGGACGATGTGGAGCCCAATCATTTGCTGGTGTCCGACTATGACAAATGGCTGGCCAATGCGTGA
- a CDS encoding MATE family efflux transporter, whose translation MSDAPLPLTQTPNTLRWHVRRTLVLAWPVILSRVGVLMMTTLDVVVVGRAGAQELAYYVLGYAIIDSMVAVMAGLQLGVPVLTARSIGEGRAHLAALIWRRGLIFSIVIGLGAALFWQIAPWFFEAMGQEPDLARGGGAVTALLAFSLPFVGLFLVSAMLLEALEKPFHATIAVLLANGLNLGLSILFVFGAGPIPAMGAWGCALATVITSACLGFGLAGYVRFLLPGRQTFGFGAKKDDAPPSGIEQRRLGYAAGASYGLEAAAFAGITVIAGLLGVIGLAAMGVLFQLFALTFMISFGIAGATQVRVGNAWGRQDARGMAQAGWAGFGLSLVCSAAISLVFLIVPTFFVGLLTTDQVVIAASLPVMIWMVMALLADGGQTVLNHACRGRGDTWVPTLLHMVSYWFVMLPLAWLLALRLDGGAVGLYQAILVTSLVSLVAMGSRFVQLSRRGLPAIPQPT comes from the coding sequence GTGTCTGATGCGCCGCTCCCACTGACCCAAACGCCCAATACGCTGCGCTGGCATGTGCGGCGTACGCTGGTGCTTGCCTGGCCAGTGATCCTCTCGCGCGTCGGCGTGCTGATGATGACCACGCTTGACGTCGTCGTGGTTGGCCGGGCTGGGGCGCAGGAACTTGCCTATTACGTTCTCGGCTACGCGATCATCGACAGCATGGTCGCAGTGATGGCCGGCTTGCAACTGGGTGTACCGGTGCTAACCGCCCGCTCGATTGGCGAGGGCAGGGCGCATTTGGCAGCTTTGATCTGGCGCCGGGGTCTCATCTTTTCCATCGTTATCGGCCTTGGCGCCGCGCTGTTCTGGCAAATCGCGCCTTGGTTTTTTGAGGCTATGGGCCAAGAACCTGATCTAGCACGCGGCGGCGGCGCGGTGACGGCCTTGCTGGCGTTTAGCTTGCCCTTTGTCGGGCTTTTTTTGGTTTCTGCCATGCTCTTGGAAGCGTTGGAAAAACCGTTTCACGCGACCATCGCCGTGTTGCTCGCCAATGGTTTGAACCTAGGCCTGAGCATTCTCTTCGTCTTTGGCGCTGGACCGATCCCGGCCATGGGCGCCTGGGGGTGTGCGCTGGCCACCGTCATCACCTCGGCGTGTCTCGGCTTCGGCCTGGCCGGCTATGTTCGGTTCCTCCTGCCTGGGCGGCAGACGTTCGGCTTTGGCGCGAAAAAAGATGATGCCCCGCCATCGGGCATCGAACAAAGGCGGCTCGGCTATGCCGCCGGTGCGTCCTACGGTCTGGAAGCAGCGGCCTTTGCCGGTATCACGGTGATTGCCGGCTTGCTCGGCGTGATCGGGCTCGCAGCCATGGGCGTTCTGTTCCAGCTTTTCGCGCTCACCTTCATGATCTCGTTCGGCATCGCTGGCGCAACGCAGGTGCGGGTCGGCAATGCTTGGGGCCGCCAGGACGCGCGCGGCATGGCCCAGGCCGGTTGGGCGGGCTTTGGTCTGTCGCTTGTCTGTTCGGCGGCGATCAGCCTGGTGTTTTTGATCGTTCCAACCTTCTTCGTCGGTCTTCTCACCACCGATCAAGTGGTGATCGCCGCCTCGCTTCCAGTCATGATTTGGATGGTGATGGCGTTGCTCGCCGATGGTGGCCAGACCGTTCTCAATCATGCCTGCCGTGGGCGCGGCGATACCTGGGTCCCCACCCTGCTCCATATGGTCAGCTACTGGTTCGTCATGTTGCCGCTGGCCTGGCTGCTGGCGTTGCGGCTCGATGGCGGGGCGGTCGGTCTCTATCAGGCGATCCTGGTAACCAGCCTGGTTTCGCTGGTCGCGATGGGTAGCCGTTTTGTCCAGTTGTCACGCCGCGGCCTGCCTGCCATACCGCAGCCGACGTAA
- a CDS encoding LacI family DNA-binding transcriptional regulator has translation MTKSPNTGPRRLKRRRIGININDLAERAGVAPATVSRALNGYTDIAEATRTRILKLASELNYQPSSRARQLARGRVETVAFVLPVNSRQSNDPFLSDFLDALASALSARDHDLLVATIRDDEDEIEVYRRLIAARKCAGFIVTNSRDDDPRISLLRELNVPFVVYGRASSDVPYPHLDMDNEAGIAGMVDHLVALGHQRFAYVDLEEVATFARLRRAGFEQGVLRNRLPEQQVAMVRVPHTSAGGQSAIATLFDGGNSHRPTAVVCPADVVAIGAIQAVSARGYHVGRDVSITGYDGVPLGAYTAPPLTTMSQPTRDIGQQLVDILFRVMEGADPAQFDAVLKPTLVRRASDGSPTLVEAARALP, from the coding sequence GTGACCAAGTCACCGAACACCGGTCCGAGGCGTTTGAAACGTCGCCGGATTGGCATCAATATCAATGATCTGGCCGAACGCGCGGGCGTGGCGCCGGCAACAGTGTCGCGCGCCCTGAACGGCTATACCGATATTGCGGAAGCGACGCGTACGCGCATCCTGAAGCTTGCCAGCGAACTCAATTATCAACCCTCCTCGCGTGCCCGCCAGCTTGCACGTGGTCGCGTGGAGACAGTGGCTTTTGTGCTGCCGGTGAACAGCCGCCAGTCGAACGATCCGTTTCTTTCCGATTTTCTCGACGCGCTCGCCTCGGCACTATCGGCGCGCGACCACGATCTTTTGGTTGCGACGATTCGTGATGATGAAGACGAGATCGAGGTTTATCGACGGCTGATCGCCGCGCGCAAATGCGCAGGGTTCATCGTCACAAACTCACGCGATGATGATCCGCGCATTAGTCTGCTGCGCGAGTTAAACGTACCGTTTGTCGTTTATGGCCGCGCATCCAGTGATGTGCCCTATCCGCATCTGGACATGGACAATGAGGCCGGCATCGCCGGCATGGTCGATCATTTGGTGGCGCTCGGTCACCAGCGGTTTGCCTATGTCGATCTGGAGGAGGTGGCGACTTTTGCACGCCTGCGCCGCGCTGGTTTCGAGCAAGGCGTTTTACGCAACCGATTGCCCGAGCAACAGGTAGCGATGGTGCGGGTGCCGCACACCTCCGCCGGAGGGCAAAGCGCCATCGCCACTTTGTTTGACGGCGGCAACTCGCACCGGCCGACGGCCGTCGTTTGCCCAGCCGATGTAGTGGCGATAGGCGCCATTCAGGCGGTGAGCGCCCGCGGCTATCATGTGGGGCGGGATGTTTCGATCACCGGTTATGATGGGGTGCCGCTCGGCGCCTACACGGCCCCGCCACTGACCACAATGAGCCAGCCGACTCGTGACATCGGCCAACAGCTTGTCGATATTTTGTTTCGGGTGATGGAGGGGGCCGATCCGGCCCAGTTCGATGCCGTGCTCAAGCCGACGCTCGTGCGCCGGGCATCGGACGGCTCGCCAACGCTGGTCGAAGCGGCGCGGGCCTTGCCCTAA
- a CDS encoding thiamine diphosphokinase, whose amino-acid sequence MTQDSTHFAVLLAGPVTPTTRLRHQVEGARTIAADGGIAHAKTLGLTPELWVGDFDSSSNGDGDAYPDITRQAFPAAKSITDGALAIREAIKRGATAITIVGAFGGRTDHTFAIMADACARAKEGLSVLLSNGEEEATPLSPEPQTFDYSSGTVFSVLAFSGLEGLTLEGAVWPLDAITMPFGDTLTISNEVDGRLTATLNKGTALLIARLANQND is encoded by the coding sequence ATGACCCAAGACTCGACTCATTTTGCCGTGCTGCTGGCAGGACCAGTGACGCCCACCACGCGCCTGCGCCATCAGGTGGAAGGTGCGCGAACGATTGCCGCTGATGGCGGCATTGCCCACGCCAAAACCCTCGGCCTGACGCCAGAACTCTGGGTGGGAGATTTTGACTCGTCGTCGAACGGGGATGGCGATGCCTATCCCGACATCACACGCCAGGCCTTTCCAGCCGCCAAATCGATCACCGATGGGGCGCTGGCGATCCGAGAGGCGATCAAGCGCGGCGCCACCGCCATCACGATTGTCGGCGCTTTTGGTGGGCGCACCGACCATACCTTTGCGATCATGGCCGATGCCTGTGCGCGGGCCAAAGAGGGACTGTCGGTTCTGCTCAGCAATGGCGAGGAAGAGGCCACGCCGCTGTCACCCGAGCCACAGACCTTCGACTATTCGAGCGGCACAGTGTTCAGCGTGCTGGCTTTTTCTGGCCTGGAAGGACTGACCCTGGAGGGCGCGGTTTGGCCGCTCGACGCGATCACGATGCCATTCGGCGACACGCTGACGATTTCCAACGAGGTCGATGGCCGGCTGACAGCCACCTTGAACAAAGGAACCGCGCTGCTGATCGCGCGGCTGGCAAACCAAAACGATTAG
- a CDS encoding thiamine ABC transporter substrate binding subunit, with product MANRLTQFTACAALATAIALPTAASAQDRTLTIYTYDSFVADWGLGPVWQEMFEAQCDCTIEWVAPGDGVAVLSRLRFEGDSTDADLVLGLDQNLIVAAKQTGLLAPHEADLSVLQMPVDWTDDTFVPFDFGYFAVMYDAEAVENPPSSLAELIDGPSDQPLVIQDPRTSTPGLGMVLWMKAVYGDEANEKWAELSDRILTVTPGWSEAYSLFTSGETPMVLSYTTSAAYHMLVEEEERYQALAFDEGHYIQIEVGAAIKDSPELDLARQFLDFMISAEAQAVMPVNHWMMPVREPSDPLPAVFDRLVEPTQVLSIDAETIAEQRAGWVDEWLDAMSR from the coding sequence ATGGCCAATCGCCTTACCCAGTTCACAGCCTGTGCCGCTCTCGCAACCGCGATAGCGCTGCCCACCGCAGCGAGCGCTCAAGACCGCACGCTGACCATCTACACCTATGACAGTTTCGTCGCCGATTGGGGCCTTGGCCCGGTCTGGCAGGAGATGTTCGAGGCGCAGTGCGATTGCACCATCGAATGGGTCGCGCCCGGCGATGGTGTGGCGGTGCTTAGCCGCCTGCGTTTTGAAGGTGACTCGACGGACGCCGATCTTGTTTTAGGGCTTGATCAGAACCTGATCGTGGCCGCCAAGCAAACCGGGTTGCTGGCGCCGCATGAGGCTGATCTGTCGGTTTTGCAGATGCCCGTCGATTGGACCGACGACACGTTCGTGCCGTTCGATTTTGGCTATTTTGCCGTGATGTACGATGCGGAAGCGGTTGAGAACCCGCCGTCGAGCTTGGCAGAATTGATCGATGGCCCCTCCGACCAACCGCTGGTCATTCAGGACCCACGCACCTCTACCCCGGGGCTTGGCATGGTGCTCTGGATGAAGGCCGTTTACGGCGATGAGGCCAACGAAAAATGGGCTGAGCTTTCCGACCGAATCCTTACTGTGACGCCGGGTTGGAGCGAGGCCTATAGTCTGTTCACCTCTGGCGAAACGCCGATGGTGCTCAGCTACACCACCTCTGCCGCCTATCACATGCTGGTCGAAGAAGAGGAGCGTTATCAGGCACTTGCATTTGACGAGGGTCATTACATCCAGATCGAGGTCGGTGCCGCGATCAAGGATTCGCCGGAGCTCGATCTCGCCCGTCAGTTCCTCGATTTCATGATTTCGGCCGAAGCGCAGGCGGTGATGCCGGTCAATCATTGGATGATGCCGGTGCGTGAGCCGTCCGACCCTCTGCCGGCCGTGTTTGACCGTCTTGTTGAGCCAACACAGGTGCTTTCCATCGATGCCGAGACGATCGCCGAGCAGCGTGCCGGTTGGGTCGATGAATGGCTCGACGCGATGAGCCGCTAG
- a CDS encoding ABC transporter permease subunit, producing MRASALPGVIVVAGFGAFIALALVMLVMAGGSGLPVDRLTSPYTRSLLGFTLLQSTLSVTLSVLGALPLVVVMHRHQRFFGRAALVRLLALPLALPPLVAVFGLLDVWGRNGLVSWMLQQAGFDVRLDVFGLQGVLLAHVFFNLPLAARLMLTHLERQPATTFRLADQLGLEGWNRFFRLEWPLLRAHLPGVAGLIMMLCIGSFTLVLTLGGGPSSSTFEVAIYQALRFDFDPGLAALYTMVQLTLAGAVLLFLTRLGGAPEDRAGALPTSEARARPLPLWGRAILGLALLFLVLPLVALVVGGLIAEWGRLFGMARLWSAVGTSLAIATVAAILATGASYALLVARERGFQPRSTALRLYETGYGMVGSAVLAVPPLVLGAGWFLAMRGWPAPTFIAGCLVVLVNALMALPFVLRIMSPAFQASERRYGALSASLGMTGLHRFARVDAPVLARPFAVALAFALVLSVGDLGAAALFGAYDLVTLPVLILNLMGSYRTDDAAGVALLLGVFVFVLIALAERTHRVLG from the coding sequence ATGCGCGCCAGCGCCCTGCCAGGGGTCATTGTTGTGGCCGGATTTGGCGCGTTCATCGCGCTGGCGCTCGTCATGCTCGTCATGGCGGGCGGGTCCGGCCTTCCGGTGGATCGCCTCACCAGTCCCTACACGCGCTCGCTGCTTGGTTTCACCTTGCTGCAGTCGACCTTGTCGGTGACGCTCTCGGTGCTTGGCGCACTCCCGTTGGTCGTCGTGATGCATCGCCACCAGCGGTTTTTTGGGCGGGCGGCGTTGGTGCGCCTGCTGGCTCTCCCGCTGGCCTTGCCGCCCTTGGTCGCGGTGTTCGGCCTATTGGATGTGTGGGGCCGCAATGGGCTTGTCTCCTGGATGCTGCAACAGGCCGGCTTCGACGTTCGGCTGGATGTTTTTGGCCTGCAGGGCGTTCTTCTGGCGCACGTGTTCTTCAACTTGCCGCTGGCCGCACGCCTGATGCTGACGCATTTGGAGCGGCAACCGGCCACGACCTTTCGCCTCGCCGATCAGCTTGGATTGGAGGGCTGGAACCGGTTCTTCCGTCTCGAATGGCCTTTGCTTCGTGCGCATCTGCCGGGCGTTGCCGGTCTCATCATGATGCTCTGCATTGGCTCCTTCACGCTCGTTCTGACGTTGGGTGGCGGACCATCGTCCTCAACCTTTGAGGTTGCGATCTATCAGGCGCTACGCTTTGACTTTGATCCGGGTCTGGCCGCGCTCTACACGATGGTTCAGCTGACCTTGGCCGGCGCCGTGCTTCTGTTTTTGACCAGACTTGGCGGCGCACCTGAGGATAGAGCTGGGGCGCTGCCGACCAGTGAAGCACGGGCAAGACCCTTGCCGCTCTGGGGTCGTGCAATCTTAGGCTTGGCACTTCTCTTTTTGGTCCTCCCGCTTGTGGCTCTTGTGGTCGGTGGGTTAATTGCCGAATGGGGGCGGCTTTTCGGCATGGCGCGGCTCTGGTCGGCCGTCGGAACCAGTTTGGCCATCGCAACGGTCGCGGCAATCTTGGCGACAGGCGCCAGCTACGCGCTGCTTGTGGCGCGCGAGCGCGGATTTCAGCCCCGAAGCACGGCGCTGCGCCTCTATGAGACCGGGTATGGCATGGTTGGATCGGCGGTGTTGGCGGTGCCGCCGCTTGTCCTGGGCGCCGGATGGTTTTTGGCGATGCGTGGTTGGCCGGCGCCGACCTTCATCGCTGGGTGCCTGGTTGTTTTGGTCAACGCCTTGATGGCGCTGCCCTTTGTCCTGCGCATCATGAGTCCGGCCTTTCAGGCCTCCGAACGGCGCTATGGCGCCCTTTCGGCCAGCCTCGGCATGACAGGTCTGCATCGTTTTGCCCGTGTGGATGCGCCGGTTTTGGCACGCCCGTTTGCGGTTGCGCTTGCTTTCGCGCTGGTGCTTTCGGTCGGCGATCTGGGAGCGGCCGCTTTGTTTGGGGCCTATGATTTGGTGACGCTGCCGGTTCTGATCCTCAACCTGATGGGCAGCTATCGCACCGATGATGCAGCAGGCGTTGCACTGCTGCTTGGGGTTTTCGTTTTTGTGCTCATCGCGCTTGCTGAGCGTACGCATAGGGTTTTGGGATGA
- a CDS encoding ATP-binding cassette domain-containing protein yields the protein MIELSGATKRFSEEGVFRFDLNVGEGESLGVIGASGAGKSTLLQMIAGFVDLDGGLIRLAGQDHSTSTPAARPISMVFQSNNLFDHLDVATNVGLGIAPGFRRAGAAMGKVKDALRQVGLDGFEDRRPSGLSGGEAQRVALARALVRDKPILLLDEPFAALGPSMRADFTTLLSAMQKDRGLTMLTVSHAPTELRGLCSRLAFVADGGIAALGDTEAMLTDPPHPALATYLGVSAHQN from the coding sequence ATGATCGAGCTTTCCGGTGCCACCAAACGGTTTTCGGAGGAAGGCGTGTTTCGCTTCGATCTGAACGTCGGCGAAGGCGAGAGCCTTGGCGTCATCGGTGCCAGCGGTGCGGGTAAGTCAACGCTGCTGCAAATGATCGCCGGATTTGTCGATCTGGATGGCGGGCTCATTCGCTTGGCGGGGCAGGATCACAGCACCAGTACGCCCGCGGCCCGCCCCATATCGATGGTGTTTCAGTCCAACAATTTGTTCGATCATCTGGATGTGGCCACCAATGTAGGGCTTGGCATCGCGCCTGGTTTTCGCCGTGCAGGCGCGGCCATGGGAAAGGTCAAAGATGCGCTGCGTCAGGTCGGGCTTGATGGCTTTGAAGACCGGCGGCCGTCCGGCCTTTCCGGCGGGGAAGCCCAACGGGTTGCATTGGCGCGGGCGTTGGTGCGCGACAAGCCCATCCTTCTGCTCGATGAACCTTTTGCGGCGCTCGGCCCGTCCATGCGTGCTGATTTCACCACGTTGCTCAGCGCCATGCAGAAAGATCGTGGGCTGACGATGTTGACGGTTTCGCACGCACCAACCGAGCTGCGCGGACTGTGTTCTCGGCTGGCTTTCGTCGCTGACGGAGGGATCGCAGCGCTTGGCGACACCGAAGCGATGCTAACCGATCCGCCGCATCCTGCCTTGGCGACCTATTTGGGCGTGTCCGCACACCAGAATTGA
- a CDS encoding bifunctional enoyl-CoA hydratase/phosphate acetyltransferase, with product MNLSPSDTSGSLANTPFDQLRVGQSASVVRLCTANDLIVFAHASGNLNPIHLPSTDTTGDGVDDAPIAPGMWLASLISSVLGNHLPGPGSLYLSQTLTFSGRARVGDELTVKVTVAELSEDRRVTLVTRVKGPDGVVLVEGEAQIQAPEAPVYLNDIEVPDLQVQKHRHFDAMLELAQSLDPLPVAVVAPDDPNSLGGALLARDEGLIKPILVGSKTRIEQAAATLGVSIEDLELIDIEDEPASAACAVSLVHEGRVNAVMKGHLHTDGLLKHVVKADGGLRTGKRISHVFVMDVPGRPQPIIITDAAINITPDLKTKVDIVQNAIDIALAIGIETPKVGILSAVETVNPAIPSTLDAAVLSKMADRGQIKGGIVDGPLAMDNAVDVGAARTKGIGGLVAGHANVLVAPNLEAGNMLAKELTFLAHAEAAGLLVGASVPVILTSRADDDKARLASCALAVLYGAWLRTRKPVNARLFNETE from the coding sequence ATGAATCTCTCCCCCTCCGATACCTCAGGCAGTCTTGCCAACACGCCCTTTGATCAACTGCGCGTCGGGCAAAGCGCCTCGGTTGTGCGGCTTTGCACGGCCAATGATCTGATCGTCTTCGCCCACGCTTCGGGCAATTTGAACCCGATCCATTTGCCGTCCACCGATACAACCGGCGACGGCGTTGACGATGCGCCGATCGCGCCAGGCATGTGGCTTGCATCGCTCATCTCTTCGGTTTTGGGCAATCATCTGCCGGGGCCGGGCAGTCTGTACCTGTCGCAGACGCTGACTTTCTCCGGTCGGGCCCGGGTTGGGGATGAGTTGACGGTCAAAGTGACCGTGGCAGAGCTGTCCGAGGATCGCCGTGTGACACTGGTTACGCGCGTCAAGGGACCTGATGGCGTTGTGCTGGTGGAAGGCGAAGCGCAAATCCAGGCGCCAGAGGCACCGGTCTATCTCAATGATATCGAGGTGCCGGACCTTCAGGTGCAGAAGCACCGCCACTTCGACGCCATGCTGGAACTGGCGCAGAGCCTGGATCCTCTGCCGGTCGCCGTCGTCGCGCCGGACGACCCCAATTCTCTCGGCGGTGCGCTGTTGGCGCGTGACGAGGGGCTGATCAAGCCCATTTTGGTGGGGTCGAAAACGCGCATCGAACAGGCGGCCGCGACCCTTGGAGTATCAATCGAGGATCTGGAACTCATCGATATTGAGGATGAGCCAGCCTCTGCGGCCTGCGCGGTGTCGTTGGTGCATGAGGGCCGCGTGAACGCGGTTATGAAGGGTCATCTGCATACCGACGGGCTGCTCAAACATGTGGTGAAAGCCGATGGCGGGCTGCGCACCGGCAAGCGGATCAGCCATGTGTTTGTGATGGATGTTCCCGGTCGTCCGCAGCCGATCATCATCACCGATGCGGCGATCAACATCACGCCGGACCTCAAAACCAAGGTCGATATCGTCCAGAACGCGATCGATATTGCGCTCGCGATCGGGATCGAAACGCCGAAGGTCGGCATTCTCTCCGCCGTCGAAACGGTGAACCCTGCCATTCCGTCCACGTTGGATGCGGCGGTGCTTTCCAAGATGGCTGATCGCGGTCAGATCAAGGGCGGCATCGTCGATGGGCCGCTTGCAATGGACAATGCGGTGGATGTTGGCGCGGCGCGCACCAAAGGCATTGGCGGCTTGGTGGCCGGGCACGCCAATGTGCTGGTCGCGCCCAACCTTGAAGCGGGCAATATGCTCGCCAAGGAGTTGACCTTTTTGGCGCATGCCGAAGCTGCAGGGCTCTTGGTTGGGGCGAGCGTGCCGGTGATCCTCACCAGCCGGGCCGATGATGACAAGGCACGGCTCGCGTCCTGTGCGCTCGCGGTGCTCTACGGGGCTTGGTTGCGCACGCGCAAACCGGTCAATGCGCGCCTCTTCAACGAAACCGAGTAA